A stretch of the Rosa rugosa chromosome 5, drRosRugo1.1, whole genome shotgun sequence genome encodes the following:
- the LOC133712930 gene encoding transcription factor MYB14-like, translated as MVRAPCCEKMGLKKGPWTTEEDQILISYIQNYGHGNWRALPKHAGLLRCGKSCRLRWINYLRPDIKRGNFTREEEDAIINLHEMLGNRWSAIAARLPGRTDNEIKNVWHTHLKKRLLKHNNTTSPTCSTSNLTSQYAEPEDVNFESPTSHASMSPQPSSSDDFSSVTETSAATGQNMIKDEKIEFDATVLEIDDSFWSEALSADNCGDNPLEFLEGTNDQAQPQLLLPSNIDDGMDFWTKSCHLVQKLEFDALTKKLQIEDI; from the exons ATGGTGAGAGCTCCTTGCTGCGAGAAAATGGGGTTGAAGAAGGGGCCATGGACTACTGAAGAAGACCAGATTCTCATCTCCTACATCCAAAATTACGGTCATGGAAATTGGCGAGCTCTGCCCAAGCATGCTG GCTTGTTGAGATGTGGGAAGAGCTGCAGACTCCGGTGGATAAACTATCTGCGGCCGGATATCAAGAGAGGAAACTTCactagagaagaagaagatgccaTCATCAATCTGCATGAAATGCTTGGTAACAG atGGTCAGCAATTGCTGCAAGATTACCAGGAAGAACTgataatgaaataaaaaatgTATGGCATACCCACTTGAAGAAGAGACTACTCAAACATAATAACACCACATCACCAACATGTAGCACTTCGAATCTCACAAGCCAATATGCGGAGCCAGAAGATGTGAATTTTGAGAGTCCAACAAGTCATGCATCAATGTCACCACAACCAAGTTCTAGTGATGATTTTTCATCAGTCACTGAAACCTCGGCCGCAACCGGTCAGAACATGATCAAAGATGAAAAGATCGAGTTCGATGCAACCGTCCTCGAAATCGATGACAGTTTCTGGTCAGAGGCACTTTCAGCTGACAATTGCGGCGACAACCCATTAGAGTTTTTGGAGGGCACAAATGATCAAGCACAACCCCAACTTCTACTCCCTTCAAACATTGATGATGGCATGGACTTTTG GACAAAAAGTTGTCACCTTGTCCAAAAGCTTGAGTTTGATGCACTGACGAAGAAGCTACAGATCGAGGACATATAG